The proteins below come from a single Malus sylvestris chromosome 3, drMalSylv7.2, whole genome shotgun sequence genomic window:
- the LOC126616734 gene encoding actin-related protein 8-like isoform X2 has protein sequence MGIYSQRVQVPGSAIIDGGSGYCKFGWSKYACPSGRSATFLEFGNVESPMYSRLHHFFVTIYSRMQVKPSSQPVVLSIPICHYDDTESAKASRRQLKEAMYRVLFDMNVPAVCAINQATLALYAARKTSGIVVNIGFQVTSIVPILNGKVMRKVGVEVMGLGALKLTGFLRELLHRNNINFDSLYTVQTVKEKLCYVAEDYEAELSKNTQASFVSGGEECFTVSKERFQTGEILFQPQLAGLDTMSLHQAVALCMEHCHSAELTGDNAWFKTVVLSGGTACLPGLAGRLEKELHGVLPPYLSDGITVIPPPYGADTAWFGAKIIGNLSTFPGPWCVTKKQFRYKSRIKLMW, from the exons ATGGGTATTTATAGTCAACGAGTTCAAGTTCCTGGTTCTGCTATCATTGACG GGGGCTCTGGCTATTGCAAGTTTGGCTGGAGCAAATACGCATGTCCATCGGGCCGGTCAGCAACTTTTTTG GAATTTGGTAATGTTGAGTCGCCGATGTACTCTAGACTCCACCATTTTTTTGTGACTATTTATAGCAG GATGCAGGTGAAACCATCTTCGCAGCCCGTGGTTTTGTCTATACCTATTTGCCATTATGATG ATACTGAATCTGCCAAAGCATCGAGACGGCAGCTCAAAGAAGCTATGTACAGGGTACTTTTTGACATGAATGTCCCTGCTGTCTGTGCCATTAATCAG GCAACTTTAGCTTTGTATGCAGCAAGAAAAACTTCAGGGATTGTTGTAAACATCGGTTTCCAAGTCACTTCTATTGTTCCAA TTCTAAATGGTAAAGTAATGCGCAAGGTGGGTGTGGAGGTTATGGGATTGGGAGCACTGAAGCTTACAGGGTTCCTTAGGGAGCTATTGCACAGGAACAATATCAATTTTGACTCACTGTACACTGTTCAGACTGTGAAAGAG AAACTATGTTACGTTGCTGAGGATTATGAAGCTGAGCTATCTAAAAATACACAAGCTTCATTTGTATCTGGTGGAGAAGAATGTTTTACTGTTTCAAAAGAGCGGTTTCAAACAGGAGAGATCTTATTCCAGCCACAGCTTGCAGGACT GGATACCATGAGCTTGCATCAGGCTGTTGCTCTTTGTATGGAACATTGCCATTCGGCAGAACTAACAGGAGACAATGCTTGGTTCAAGACAGTAGTTTTGTCAGGAGGCACTGCATGTTTACCAGGACTCGCAG GAAGGTTAGAGAAGGAATTACACGGAGTTCTCCCTCCATATCTGTCTGATGGAATCACAGTCATTCCCCCTCCATATGGTGCAGATACAGCATGGTTTGGGGCCAAGATCATCGGCAAT